Proteins encoded together in one Thermoanaerobaculia bacterium window:
- a CDS encoding protein kinase, whose amino-acid sequence MSLASGTRLGSYEILSPLGAGGMGEVYRAKDTKLHRDVAIKVLPESLAADPERLARFEREARVLASLNHPNIAGIHGVEDSTNAKALVLELVEGPTLQDRIEAGPVPVEETLPIARQIAEALEAAHDKGIVHRDLKPANIKIDGAGNVKVLDFGLAKALDPAAGSSSPDLSHSPTLSIGTQAGMILGTAAYMSPEQARGKTADRRADIWAFGVVLWEMLTGGRLFAGETVSDTLAAVLRQEIDWSALPAGTPPAVRRLLARCLERDPRNRLHDAADARIELDEAGEPEPAAAGRAAPEPPRRRAARLPWGIAAAAVAAAAFAVWKSRAPRPEIARLSISLPAGVRLDADTPNQAQIVAISPDGNVVVFRGRSKDAAMLYRRPIGGDEAQPIRGTDDGFDPAFSPDGESLVFCGGGKLRRIAVGGGTPVDLAEDAGCRGTAWGADGTIVFSPTVNSGLWTVPAAGGSPKPLTTLDDAAGERTHRWPQISPDGKTVFFTVGTRDKPGDYDDARIDAVTIGGRDRRVVYRGASFLRCLGHDEYLLGRAGDLLRAHAAEGAEIRDAPVPVIRGIGGDPRSGVVFVAVARNGTLAAIFGLSMRATDEIAAIDRTGKVSPTAIPPGQYDSLALSPDGRRLAIAEGPGGGRNTNIWIVDIGDGNALQLTSDGKAGSSRWAPDGKSLVYSPTAGDALFRTAADGRGVRETLCQFTDSVPISVDSFDPAGATLLVTRYGLTGHRADVDAITMSGSHAVTPFLATEAPEMNAVISPDGRWVAYTGEYERGQQVYVQAYPTLSGRWQVSRDGGFRPRWSADGTELFYLSGYTMTAVPVRTSPTFSYGDGRPLFTIENPGGSEYTNNYEVAPDGKRFYIIRKKTSSADAAARIDVILHGTEGLKDLAR is encoded by the coding sequence ATGAGTCTCGCCAGCGGCACCCGCCTCGGTTCTTACGAGATTCTCTCCCCGCTCGGCGCGGGGGGCATGGGAGAAGTCTACCGGGCGAAGGACACCAAGCTCCACCGCGACGTCGCGATCAAGGTCCTCCCCGAATCGCTCGCCGCCGACCCGGAACGTCTCGCGCGCTTCGAGCGGGAAGCGCGGGTGCTCGCGTCGCTCAACCACCCGAACATCGCCGGAATCCACGGCGTCGAGGATTCGACCAACGCCAAAGCGCTCGTCCTCGAACTCGTCGAGGGCCCGACGCTCCAGGACCGGATCGAAGCGGGACCGGTTCCCGTCGAGGAAACGCTGCCGATCGCGCGGCAGATCGCGGAAGCGCTCGAGGCCGCCCACGACAAGGGGATCGTCCACCGGGACCTGAAGCCCGCCAACATCAAGATCGACGGGGCGGGCAACGTGAAGGTCCTCGATTTCGGCCTCGCGAAGGCGCTCGATCCGGCAGCCGGGTCCTCTTCTCCCGATCTCTCGCATTCGCCGACGCTCTCGATCGGCACGCAGGCGGGCATGATTCTCGGAACCGCCGCGTACATGAGCCCGGAACAGGCCCGCGGGAAGACCGCCGACCGCCGCGCGGATATCTGGGCGTTCGGCGTCGTCCTGTGGGAGATGCTGACCGGCGGCCGTCTCTTCGCCGGCGAAACCGTTTCCGACACGCTCGCCGCCGTTCTCCGGCAGGAAATCGACTGGAGCGCGCTCCCCGCCGGGACCCCTCCCGCGGTGCGGCGGCTCCTCGCCCGCTGCCTCGAGCGCGATCCGCGGAACCGGCTGCACGACGCCGCGGACGCGAGGATCGAGCTCGACGAGGCCGGAGAACCGGAGCCTGCGGCCGCCGGGCGGGCCGCACCGGAACCGCCCCGGCGTCGCGCGGCGCGGCTTCCGTGGGGGATCGCGGCGGCCGCCGTCGCCGCCGCGGCGTTCGCCGTCTGGAAATCCCGTGCTCCCCGCCCGGAAATCGCGAGGCTCTCGATCTCGCTCCCTGCCGGCGTGCGCCTCGACGCCGACACGCCGAACCAGGCCCAGATCGTCGCCATCTCCCCCGACGGGAACGTCGTGGTCTTTCGCGGCCGCTCGAAGGACGCGGCGATGCTCTACCGGCGCCCGATCGGGGGCGACGAGGCTCAGCCGATCCGGGGCACGGACGACGGGTTCGATCCTGCCTTCTCGCCGGACGGCGAATCGCTCGTGTTCTGCGGCGGCGGCAAGCTCCGGAGGATCGCGGTCGGCGGCGGCACGCCGGTCGATCTCGCGGAGGATGCCGGGTGCCGCGGAACGGCCTGGGGCGCCGACGGAACGATCGTCTTCTCCCCGACGGTGAACTCGGGGCTCTGGACCGTTCCGGCCGCGGGCGGCTCCCCGAAGCCGCTCACGACGCTGGACGACGCGGCCGGAGAGCGGACGCACCGCTGGCCGCAGATCTCGCCGGACGGGAAGACCGTCTTCTTCACGGTCGGCACGCGCGACAAGCCGGGGGATTACGACGACGCCCGGATCGACGCGGTGACGATCGGCGGCCGGGATCGCCGGGTCGTCTACCGCGGCGCGAGCTTCCTCCGCTGCCTCGGACACGACGAATACCTGCTCGGGCGCGCGGGGGATCTGCTGCGGGCGCACGCCGCGGAAGGCGCGGAGATCCGGGATGCCCCCGTGCCGGTCATTCGCGGCATCGGGGGGGATCCGCGGAGCGGCGTCGTATTCGTCGCCGTCGCCAGGAACGGCACGCTCGCCGCGATCTTCGGCCTCTCGATGCGCGCCACCGACGAGATCGCGGCGATCGACCGGACGGGCAAGGTCTCGCCCACGGCGATCCCGCCCGGGCAGTACGACAGCCTCGCGCTCTCGCCCGACGGCCGCCGGCTCGCGATCGCGGAAGGTCCGGGCGGGGGACGCAACACCAACATCTGGATCGTCGACATCGGCGACGGAAACGCGCTGCAGCTCACCTCCGACGGCAAAGCCGGCTCGTCGCGGTGGGCGCCGGACGGGAAGTCTCTGGTGTATTCCCCGACGGCCGGCGACGCGCTGTTCCGGACCGCCGCCGACGGGCGCGGCGTCCGGGAGACGCTCTGCCAGTTCACCGACAGCGTCCCGATCTCGGTCGATTCGTTCGACCCCGCAGGTGCCACGCTCCTCGTGACGCGATACGGCCTCACCGGCCATCGGGCCGACGTCGACGCGATCACGATGTCCGGATCGCACGCGGTCACGCCTTTCCTCGCGACGGAAGCGCCGGAGATGAACGCCGTGATCTCGCCCGACGGACGCTGGGTCGCCTATACCGGCGAGTACGAGCGCGGGCAGCAGGTCTACGTCCAGGCGTATCCGACCCTTTCCGGTCGGTGGCAGGTCTCCCGCGACGGGGGATTCCGGCCGCGCTGGTCGGCCGACGGCACCGAGCTCTTCTACCTCTCCGGTTACACGATGACGGCGGTGCCGGTTCGGACGTCGCCGACGTTCTCGTATGGCGACGGTCGGCCGCTCTTCACGATCGAAAACCCCGGCGGCTCCGAGTACACGAACAACTACGAGGTCGCCCCCGACGGAAAGCGCTTCTACATCATCCGCAAGAAGACGTCTTCGGCGGATGCCGCTGCGCGGATCGACGTGATCCTCCATGGCACGGAAGGTCTGAAGGACCTCGCGCGATGA